Proteins co-encoded in one Juglans regia cultivar Chandler chromosome 16, Walnut 2.0, whole genome shotgun sequence genomic window:
- the LOC108984898 gene encoding rab escort protein 1, with protein sequence MSEDASSYPPIEPTTFDLIVVGTGVPESVISAAASATGKTVLHLDPNPFYGSHFASLPLHQLSSFLISHSTPPPSSASTGHDYTPVALTRRSLYSDIEISSYSPEIIGEEHSRKFSIDLCGPRVLFCADKSIDLMLRSGCSQYVEFKSIDASFVYEENDKKLMSVPDSRAAIFKDKSLGLTEKNQLMRFFKLVQQHLAGSDDGGGVTSKISAEDLESPFVEFLKKMRLPPKIKSIILYAIAMADYDQENMEVCEQVLKTKDGIDRLALYNASVGRFSNALGALIYPIYGQGELPQGFCRRAAVKGCIHVLRMPVIALLMDKCTGHYKGVRLSSGQDLFSQQLVLDPSYIVSLPFASSPPEPLKESLKVSDTRDVKWKLARGICITGSSLRPDTSNLLVVYPPRSLYPEQVTPIRALQISSDLAVCPSGMFVLYFSALCKDGNEGKRLLHAAMDALLTLPESGRPESGTAVQNEVAAEVKPTILWKALYIQELTVDQFESISTTPIPDGDLSYNNLLDATLKLFQKMYPHEEVFPETASPENPEDDDNEFSLES encoded by the exons ATGAGCGAAGACGCTTCTTCTTACCCTCCTATCGAGCCGACCACCTTCGACCTGATCGTCGTCGGCACTGGCGTACCGGAATCTGTGATCTCCGCTGCCGCATCCGCCACCGGAAAAACCGTCCTTCACCTCGACCCCAACCCCTTCTATGGCTCCCACTTTGCCTCCCTCCCTCTTCACCAACTCTCCTCTTTCCTTATTTCTCACTCTACCCCTCCTCCCTCCTCTGCATCCACCGGCCACGATTACACCCCAGTCGCTCTCACCCGTAGGTCCCTCTACTCCGACATCGAAATTTCCTCCTATTCCCCCGAGATCATCGGCGAAGAACACTCCAGAAAGTTTAGCATTGACTTGTGCGGGCCTAGGGTTTTGTTCTGCGCCGATAAATCCATCGATCTCATGCTGAGATCCGGATGCAGCCAGTACGTGGAGTTTAAGAGCATCGACGCCAGCTTTGTGTACGAGGAGAATGATAAGAAATTGATGAGCGTGCCTGACTCTCGAGCTGCGATATTCAAGGACAAGAGTTTGGGGCTGACCGAGAAGAACCAGTTGATGAGGTTCTTCAAGCTGGTTCAGCAGCACTTGGCTGGTAGTGATGACGGTGGTGGTGTGACTTCGAAGATTTCGGCGGAGGATTTGGAGAGTCCTTTTGTCGAGTTCTTGAAGAAAATGCGGTTGCCGCCAAAGATTAAATC GATTATTCTATATGCTATAGCCATGGCTGATTACGATCAGGAAAACATGGAGGTTTGTGAACAAGTACTCAAGACAAAAGATGGTATAGATCGTTTAGCTCTCTACAATGCATCGGTTGGCAG GTTTTCAAATGCACTTGGGGCTTTGATTTATCCAATTTATGGTCAAGGGGAACTCCCACAAGGTTTTTGTCGTCGTGCTGCTGTCAAAGGTTGCATTCAT GTTCTGCGGATGCCAGTGATTGCACTGCTTATGGACAAG TGTACTGGACATTATAAAGGAGTTAGATTATCTTCGGGTCAAGATTTATTTAGCCAGCAACTAGTCCTGGATCCATCCTACATAGTTTCATTGCCATTCGCTTCATCTCCACCAGAGCCTTTGAAAGAAAGTCTTAAAGTTTCAGATACAAGAGATGTTAAATGGAAACTGGCAAGGGGAATATGCATCACAGGGAGTTCCTTGAGGCCAGATACATCAAATTTGCTGGTGGTATATCCTCCTAGAT CTTTGTATCCTGAACAGGTTACCCCAATCCGTGCTCTCCAGATCAGTAGTGATTTAGCCGTTTGTCCTTCGGGCAT GTTTGTATTATACTTTTCTGCTTTGTGCAAGGATGGCAACGAGGGGAAAAGGTTACTACATGCAGCAATGGATGCTCTTCTCACACTACCTGAATCTGGACGTCCTGAAAGTGGTACTGCAGTTCAAAATGAGGTTGCAGCAGAAGTAAAGCCCACCATACTTTGGAAAGCATTGTATATTCAGGAGCTTACCGTG GATCAATTTGAATCTATCAGCACCACTCCTATTCCGGATGGAGATCTTAGTTACAATAATCTGTTAGATGCGACTTTGAAG CTATTTCAGAAGATGTATCCCCATGAAGAAGTCTTTCCAGAGACAGCATCGCCTGAGAATCCTGAGGATGATGATAATGAGTTTAGTCTGGAGAGCTAA